The stretch of DNA AAGAAAAGAAAAAAATGAAATATCTACTTATTTCCGACATTCACGGTTCGCTTCCTTGCCTGGAACGGGCTTTGGCTTTTTATCAAGAGCAACACTGCGACTTGCTTTGTATCTTGGGCGACATCTTGAATTACGGGCCACGTAACGGTCTGCCCGAGGGGCTCGACCCAAAGGGCATCGTCCAACGGCTCAACGAGATGGCCGCCGACATTGTGGCCGTGCGTGGCAACTGCGATGCAGAGGTAGACCAAATGTTGTTGCAATTTCCCATCATGGCCGACTATCTCTTAGTAGTAGACAACGGTAAACGCCTACTTCTCACCCACGGACATCTATATAATAAGGAGAAAATGCCGCCCGGCCGCTTCGATGCCATCTTCTACGGACATACCCATTTGTGGGAACTCTCACAAGGCACAGGCCCGGTGGTGTGCAATTTGGGGTCTATCACCTTTCCCAAAGGCGGCAATCCCCCCACTTTCGCCACCTACGAAGACGGCTTGATCTGCGTCTACCGTACTGATGGAACACTTTTAAAGAAAATAAAGATATAAATCTTTCGGCTGTTAATGCAGAACAACGGCAGGCAGGAAAGATTTTTGTAGCATTCCGTTGTCTCTTTTAGCTTTATTTCTTTAAATCTCATATCATCAGCTCTGATTTGTTTGATTTTTGTTATAAAATTGCGTATATTTGCAACATTATTCCCGTTTTCATCTCATTGAGGTATTTTTATCGATAGATTGTTGGCATTCGGAGATAAGCCTGCCGATGTTCGTCAACCGCTAATAAGAGTAGAGAAATAGAGAAACAAGTGAACAAAATTTAAAATAATGGATATGCAGAAGAGAAATTTCATCAAACGTGTAGGAGTGTTCCTGTTGTTGAACATCCTGTGGTGTGGTTCGTTCTGCTCGCATGTGCTGGCACAGGATGTAGACAACATGACGGTGACGGTGATGATGAAGCAGGGCACACTGAAGTCGTTCTTCGACGAGGTTTCAAAGCAGACAGGTCTTCAGTTTGTTTATGAAGCAGACCTATTGGAGCAGGCAGACCGTGTAACGATAGATGCAGCCAACCAACCGGTGCGAGCCGTGCTGGGACAGGTGCTCAATCAGGTCTCGTGCGCCTATGTCATCACGGACAATAGCGTGAAGGTGACGCGCAAAAGTTTGAACCAACGCCGCAAAGGCGTTTACGGACAGATTACCGATGCCGAAGGGTTGCCACTGCCGGGCGTAACCATCCGCATGCAGGGATTTGATGGTGGCTACATCACCGATCTGGACGGACGATACGAAATCGAAACCAATCAGAAGGAAGTGCGCCTCACTTTCAACTACATTGCCTATAAAACACTGGAAAAAACGGTAAAAAACGGTACGGCAGGCAACTTCGTTATGCACGACGATGCCGACGTTTTAGGCGAGGTTGTGGTGACCGGCTACGGCACAAAAAACAAAAACAGTTTTACCGGTGCGCAGGTGTCGATTAAGAAAGACGAGCTACTGTCGGTAGGAACCAAGAATGTGCTGAAGAGTTTGGCCACGTTCGTTCCGGGAATGAACATCCTTGAGAACAACGTTTCTGGCTCGGACCCCAATGCAATGGCAGATATCAACATTCGCGGACGGGCCACTTTCAGTGGACAGGCTAACATGCCGGTGTTTGTTGTGGATGGTTCGCAGGTGAAGG from Prevotella sp. oral taxon 475 encodes:
- the yfcE gene encoding phosphodiesterase yields the protein MKYLLISDIHGSLPCLERALAFYQEQHCDLLCILGDILNYGPRNGLPEGLDPKGIVQRLNEMAADIVAVRGNCDAEVDQMLLQFPIMADYLLVVDNGKRLLLTHGHLYNKEKMPPGRFDAIFYGHTHLWELSQGTGPVVCNLGSITFPKGGNPPTFATYEDGLICVYRTDGTLLKKIKI